GCGGCTCTGACAGGACACCTTGTATTAACTACCCTACACACCAATGATGCGGCAGGGGCGATCGCCCGTCTCGATGAAATGGGAGTAGAACCTTTAAAGCGGTAGAAGAAGGTATGACAACTATTCTTGCCTATAGCCTTAATCTTGTGCGAGAAGGACATACCACCCTCGAAGAGGTGGAAAGGGTGACATTTACCGACTCTGGTTTGGAATCAGAACTAAAAGCCAAACGTAAAAGTTCTCTCACTTGTGGCACCTGTGGAGCAGAGTTACAACAGGAATGGATGGATTGCCCCTATTGTATGACTCCTCGCTTTAGCGATTAGAGCATCAAATATATTTCATACCATGGTTAAGCAATTTCAAGATAGTTAATAAAATCAATTAATTAGTATATGAACAAATCATTTTAAACAAATTGTTAACTTTTATTGATAAATTGACAATTTTGTAGCAAATTATACAGAATTTATCTAAAATGTTAGGTGTAAAAAGAAAATAATCTGTATAGATTAAAGGAGAATCCTATGAATACTAAACAACAATCCAGAGCTTTAATGATGCGTCACCAAAAAATGATGAGAAATCGTCAACAATCTATGTTGGGTAGAGTAGCAGCAGAGATTGGTATGGATGTTAGCAATACTGAGTATTACAACAGTCTCAAAAATGCTCCTTTATCTAGTTTTGCTGGTAATTATGACCGCAGTAATAGTTCTTTAAGTTAATGGTTTTGATGAGAGAAAATATGTTTCAGCCGCAGCCTTCCATTATTTGGGGGGCTTTTTTTTGGGAAAAAACTGATTATTTCCCCATGATAATCTCTGTTTTGGTTAATATTTCCTTATGGCAAAAAATTAAATATTAATTAAGGTTATGACTGAAACGGATAAAAAAGACTATACAAAAGTGGATTTGGATCGAGAAGATAAAGGCTCAAAGGCTCGTCAGATGCTAGGTATGAAGGGAGCTAGTAAGGCGAAAAATATCTGGCAGATAAGGTTACAGTTAATGAAACCTATTACTTGGATACCTTTAATATGGGGTGTTGTTTGTGGGGCGGCTTCTTCGGGGGGTTATATATGGAGTGTAGAGCATTTTTTAATTGCCCTTGCTTGTATGTTTATGTCTGGTCCTCTTTTAACGGGTTATACCCAGACGATTAATGATTTTTATGATCGAGAAATTGATGCTATTAATGAGCCTTATCGCCCTATTCCTTCGGGTGCGATTACTATTCCCCAAGTGGTGACTCAAATTCTTGTGTTATTGGTGGGGGGAATTGCGATCGCCTATGGTTTAGATATGTGGGCGGGTCATGAGTTTCCCGTATTAACTTGTTTAGCGGTGGGGGGTTCTTTTGTATCCTATATTTATTCTGCCCCGCCGTTGAAGTTAAAACAAAATGGTTGGTTAGGAAACTATGCCCTCGGTTCTAGTTATATCGCCTTGCCTTGGTGGGCTGGTCATGCTTTATTTGGTGAGTTAAACTGGACTATTGTAGTGCTTACCCTTATCTATAGTATGGCAGGGTTAGGCATTGCCGTGGTCAATGACTTTAAGAGTGTAGAGGGCGATCGCACCTTGGGCTTAAAATCCTTACCCGTAATGTTTGGGGTAACTACCGCCGCTTGGATATGTGTAATTATGATCGATGTCTTTCAGGCAGGAATGGGATTATATTTAGTCAGTATCCACAAAAACCTTTATGCGACTATTTTATTCCTCCTAATCATTCCTCAGATCACCTTCCAAGATATGTACTTCTTGCGAGATCCCCTCAAAAACGACGTTAAATACCAAGCCAGTGCGCAACCCTTCCTCGTACTCGGAATGTTAGTCTTAGGACTCGCCATCGGCAACTCATAAATCCTAGGGTGGGCATTGCCCACCATCAAACGGAATTATATTGTTAACAGCTTAACTCCACTGCTCAAAATACTGATAAGCAGAATAAGCCATAGTTACCACCCCTGTAAAGATAGCAGACTCATCCAACACAAAACGAGGATGATGGAGAGGATAATTATGCCCTCCCTCCTTGCCAACCCCCAACCGAAACATAGTCCCAGGGGCGTGTTCCAAATATACAGCAAAATCTTCCGCCCCCAAAGAAGGTTGTGCAATAGAAATCACCTTCTCCTCCCCGAGCGCCTCCAGGGCTGATCTTTCCACAATTCTGGTCAGTTCAGGATCATTCTGCACACTAGGCAAACAATAACGGTAATTCACCTGAGCTGTCGCCCCATACATCTCACAAACACCATTGACAATATTAGTAATCCATTGCTCTAAACCCTCTCTTACTTGGGGATTGAGCGATCGCACCGTACCCACCATCTTAACTTGATCAGCGATAATATTAGCCGCCCGTCCTCCCTGAATTTGTCCAATGGTCAAAACCAAAGGATCAAGAGGATTTTGAGTACGACTAATGGCCTGTTGTAATGCCGTAATCACCTGTGCCGCAATCCAAATCGCATCAATAGCCTGATGAGGACGCGCCCCATGTCCAGCTTCCCCCTGAATGGTAATCTCCACATCATCCATCGCCGAAGTAAGCGCCCCATACCTAACCCCGATTACTTGGGCAGGAATAGACGGAAACACATGAACCCCAAAAATGGCATCAACACCCTTCATCGCCCCATCAGCCACCATCATAGATGCCCCCTGAGCAATTTCTTCGGCAGGTTGGAACAGAAAGCGAACTTTCCCCAAACCAGAATCTTTGAGCGCCGACAATACCATCGCCGTACCCAACCCCACCGTAGTATGTAAATCATGACCACAGGCGTGCATAATACCGGGATTGCGCGAAGCATATTCCAACTGACTCATTTCATGAATCGGTAGGGCATCCATATCAGTACGAATAGCCAGATAACCATGGGATTCTCCCATTCCCTTCAACTCCCCAATTACCCCCGTTTTTCCTACCCCCTCCTTCACCATCAAGCCACAGGAAGACAATACCCCAGCCACATAAGCCGCTGTTTGATATTCCCGACCACTTAATTCGGGATGGGCATGGAAATGACGACGAATTTCGATAAGTCTGGGGGTAATTTCCGTAGCTATGCGTTTGATTTCTGATAACATTCCGCTCTTAATAAAATCAGGTGTTTAGACATCTTCATTATATTCTCACTCCATTGTGCCGATACTCGGATAGATAAAAATAAAACGTTGCCCCCTGATTTATTTTCGCCTCGTACCAAATATCTCCCTGGTGTCTTTGAATAATCCGTTTTACCGTAGACAAGCCAATGCCCGTACCTTTAAACTCCTTCTCGCTGTGTAAACGATGGAAGGGAGTAAAAAGTTTTTCTGCCATTGCTGAATCAAAACCTACGCCATTATCTTTGATAAACAATATGTTTTTACCTTCCTTTCTAAAAGTGCCAAATTCAATGCGAGGTTTTTCTGTTTTGGAGGTATATTTACAAGCGTTTTCCAAGAGATTTTCCAGAACAATTCTCATTAAATTAAGATCTCCCCAACAGTAAATATTCGGAGTGATGACAAAATCAACGATGGAATCTTTATTTTCTTTGATTAACTTATCACTTATTTCTGTTACCAATTCACTAATGTTAAAAGTAGAGTATTCTAATTCGGTATTTTGTACTTGAGACAGACGCAATAAATCCTGAATTACTTCCGCCATTCTTTTGCCTTCATCGTATATATATCGAAAATAATCTTTGCAATGGGAGTCAAGTTGATCAGAAAATTCTTGAGTAATTAGTTCTGTAAAACCATTAATAATATGAATTTTGTTTTTTAAATCGTGGGAAACTCGATGACTAAATGCTTCTAAATCTTGGTTTAATAAGATTAATTCTTTATTTTTAAACTCAATTTCCTTCTGCATTTTGAGTAAACGCAATTGATTTTCTACCCTAATAACAACCTCTTCTATTTGAAAAGGTTTAGTGATGTAGTCAACTCCACCCACATCAAAGGCTCTAACCTTATCAAAGGTATCATTTAAGGCACTAAGAAATATAATCGGAATATGTTTCGTTTTTTCTTGGGCTTTGAGAATTTTACACACTTCATAACCATCTAATTCGGGCATTTTGATGTCGAGTAAAATTAAATCGGGAGCTTCCATATCCACTACTTGCAGGGCTTGTTTTCCGCTCAAAACTCTACGTACTTCGTAGTCACGTTCGGTTAACATGGAAAATAGTAGTTGTAAGTTTTCGGGAACATCATCAACAATGAGAATGTCACCCTTGGGAGAATTGGGATTATTCATGATTAACTTCGATTAAATTGGCGATTTGTTCAAAGGATAAGTTATTGAGCATATAGGTAAGATTATGGGCAAGTAGGGAAA
The sequence above is a segment of the Cyanobacterium stanieri PCC 7202 genome. Coding sequences within it:
- a CDS encoding glutamine synthetase inactivating factor IF7 (KEGG: cyc:PCC7424_1285 glutamine synthetase inactivating factor IF7~SPTR: Putative uncharacterized protein) is translated as MNTKQQSRALMMRHQKMMRNRQQSMLGRVAAEIGMDVSNTEYYNSLKNAPLSSFAGNYDRSNSSLS
- a CDS encoding chlorophyll synthase (PFAM: UbiA prenyltransferase family~TIGRFAM: bacteriochlorophyll/chlorophyll synthetase; chlorophyll synthase, ChlG~COGs: COG0382 4-hydroxybenzoate polyprenyltransferase and related prenyltransferase~InterPro IPR000537:IPR011799:IPR006372~KEGG: mar:MAE_22020 bacteriochlorophyll/chlorophyll a synthase~PFAM: UbiA prenyltransferase~SPTR: Chlorophyll synthase, ChlG;~TIGRFAM: chlorophyll synthase, ChlG; bacteriochlorophyll/chlorophyll synthetase); translation: MTETDKKDYTKVDLDREDKGSKARQMLGMKGASKAKNIWQIRLQLMKPITWIPLIWGVVCGAASSGGYIWSVEHFLIALACMFMSGPLLTGYTQTINDFYDREIDAINEPYRPIPSGAITIPQVVTQILVLLVGGIAIAYGLDMWAGHEFPVLTCLAVGGSFVSYIYSAPPLKLKQNGWLGNYALGSSYIALPWWAGHALFGELNWTIVVLTLIYSMAGLGIAVVNDFKSVEGDRTLGLKSLPVMFGVTTAAWICVIMIDVFQAGMGLYLVSIHKNLYATILFLLIIPQITFQDMYFLRDPLKNDVKYQASAQPFLVLGMLVLGLAIGNS
- a CDS encoding amidohydrolase (PFAM: Peptidase family M20/M25/M40; Peptidase dimerisation domain~TIGRFAM: amidohydrolase~COGs: COG1473 Metal-dependent amidase/aminoacylase/carboxypeptidase~InterPro IPR002933:IPR011650:IPR017439:IPR010168~KEGG: cyh:Cyan8802_1205 amidohydrolase~PFAM: peptidase M20; peptidase dimerisation domain protein~PRIAM: N-acetyldiaminopimelate deacetylase~SPTR: Peptidase M20D, amidohydrolase;~TIGRFAM: amidohydrolase), producing the protein MLSEIKRIATEITPRLIEIRRHFHAHPELSGREYQTAAYVAGVLSSCGLMVKEGVGKTGVIGELKGMGESHGYLAIRTDMDALPIHEMSQLEYASRNPGIMHACGHDLHTTVGLGTAMVLSALKDSGLGKVRFLFQPAEEIAQGASMMVADGAMKGVDAIFGVHVFPSIPAQVIGVRYGALTSAMDDVEITIQGEAGHGARPHQAIDAIWIAAQVITALQQAISRTQNPLDPLVLTIGQIQGGRAANIIADQVKMVGTVRSLNPQVREGLEQWITNIVNGVCEMYGATAQVNYRYCLPSVQNDPELTRIVERSALEALGEEKVISIAQPSLGAEDFAVYLEHAPGTMFRLGVGKEGGHNYPLHHPRFVLDESAIFTGVVTMAYSAYQYFEQWS
- a CDS encoding response regulator receiver sensor signal transduction histidine kinase (PFAM: Histidine kinase-, DNA gyrase B-, and HSP90-like ATPase; Response regulator receiver domain; His Kinase A (phosphoacceptor) domain~COGs: COG4251 Bacteriophytochrome (light-regulated signal transduction histidine kinase)~InterProIPR001789:IPR003661:IPR003594:IPR005467:IPR 004358~KEGG: cyh:Cyan8802_1510 response regulator receiver sensor signal transduction histidine kinase~PFAM: response regulator receiver; histidine kinase A domain protein; ATP-binding region ATPase domain protein~SMART: response regulator receiver; histidine kinase A domain protein; ATP-binding region ATPase domain protein~SPTR: Sensor protein) — protein: MNNPNSPKGDILIVDDVPENLQLLFSMLTERDYEVRRVLSGKQALQVVDMEAPDLILLDIKMPELDGYEVCKILKAQEKTKHIPIIFLSALNDTFDKVRAFDVGGVDYITKPFQIEEVVIRVENQLRLLKMQKEIEFKNKELILLNQDLEAFSHRVSHDLKNKIHIINGFTELITQEFSDQLDSHCKDYFRYIYDEGKRMAEVIQDLLRLSQVQNTELEYSTFNISELVTEISDKLIKENKDSIVDFVITPNIYCWGDLNLMRIVLENLLENACKYTSKTEKPRIEFGTFRKEGKNILFIKDNGVGFDSAMAEKLFTPFHRLHSEKEFKGTGIGLSTVKRIIQRHQGDIWYEAKINQGATFYFYLSEYRHNGVRI